The DNA window GGAAGACTTAAGAGTTAATTTGTAATTaggtttattgttattattttatttcttttgccatTTACTATTGTTGCTTTTTATCTTATACAAAAAACCCAAAAGTGtatctttttccataaccaataataaatcatacctccatgcaattccttgagaagacgacccgaggtttaaatacttcggttataaattttattgggttttgttacctGTGACAACTAAAACTTTTGTACAAAAGGATTCTccattggtttagaaactatacttacaatgcgattatatttttaaatttctttaccaattgaaatccgttcgtcaaaatggcgccgttgccggggagttgcaaacgtgtgccttattatttattattgtaaatatttttcttatttggtttctttgctttgatctaaaaattctaagtttggtgtcattttattgtttttctctttcctcattaatttcaaaaatatcttttctctttattttaattgatttttttgaaaattacaaaaaaaattcagattcttattttaaaatttttatcttatcttatcttagttttaaatttcaaaattcaaatctttttcaaaaattatatctttttcaaaatcttatcttatcttatttcaaaatcaaatttcaaatttcaatatttaaaattctaaaattcaaaattcaaatttcaaaatttaaatttaaaattttaaaaatcaaacctttccaaaatttaaaccttttttgaaatctttatcttatattgTTGTCAGTGTTTctaagttttaggagtttgttttcattaatttttttattagttttttattttaatttctttagctactatgaattttCACCCCTCTGGTTTCAGgtttggttccaatgttgttgtagggaatggaagCTCTAATAGGAACAGGCATCAAGATtggaaaaatcaaagatgggaggagccatagggatttgatcaaccctcttggcaacagcCTCCGCCAACATACTATGACCAAGAGCCATTCCAAGAAGCATATCAAGATACTGGCTATGGTGAgtgctcttttgattatcaacaaccaccaccatacgcctatgaaccccctcctcaacatagctttgaaccaccatactcacaagccccttaccaccaaacaccctatatgatcctaacccatatccaccataccaaccaccttttgagccATACTTAGagccaccacctcaatattcaccatctccatatccatcaatccaagagcactatgatcctacttatggtatccaagcagaacaagagtcaagggatcgtctcaagaaaataatggatcaatttcaaccaaCCCTTCGTCAATTGGACCGAGTGGTAAGCCGAATGGCACTCGAAGCTCTCATGGCTAAAGAATCTCAATTTGAGAACAAGAAACTgaagtgtgttgtgcaacaagtatAAAAGATGGAGAGTGATGAACCACTACATCCTTATCATAAGGAACCACCCTCTTATCATGAACCCTTCCTCCCAAGTAATGAACCCTCATATCCACCCCAAtctccaatggatgacatccttcgtggtcttcttcaagggcaagcaaagatgaaaagggatgtactAGAATTCGCGACTGCCTTAACCGAGATAGTAAATCGATTAGCTTCCCAACATCTGAGCACTCAAagtactcccatggctacatgtggagaatcaaaagaagagcgtagcatgaaggagacactagaaactctgGTGGATAATGAGGAAcatggctttgtattggaacaagtggaggaagccataatagttgcagaggaagaagtggttgaagatttaggagatgcagaacctccatgggaaagcctaatcatagagcctccttcaaagacatttgaaattgatgttgaggagggtgtacaacctccaaggcatagcctggttgaagactttgaaggggatgatcaagagatggattcaatcattgatgaatcattatctacaattgaattcTCTCCCATTGGATTtcacatggagattaaagaagaagaagcacaacctcccatgcccttggaaaaCAATGAAGAGGGGATTggattggaagaaagctaccaagaggaagaggttgaaattgaagaagcttacaaggaggtggaagaattcaaagaaaagcacaagggagtggagcttgcaagatcattagaaacacctctcccaaagccattaccatccaatacaaaattcaagtgggtaaaattcttatccttgacctttacttttccacctgaatatggtttacttaagacagatggtcagcttagagctctttgtggctttaagaataagaggaagatggttagtggtaggagtcATCATGCAAGATTAAATATGGTGgaaagctcaaagtttaaatgtaaaggttggtgtaaagctcaactgaatgggtctagaaagTTGTTTGGACACTTCAGTGAGAATttagattgcttgccacccggatgggatcatgatgatcaacaagaagacgggtgcaaaagcaaggtttgggacctcggaattcattctagcaatcaacactcttggggccttgtcacttgttttaacttgcttgaaggctttatgCAActagtgtgggatcccggaggatattggaattgcaaacattggtggagattccgggatgagttcaagcacaagccaccataacaaaggattccccaaatgtccaacttaaggactttaactaaaagtgctaggtgggagacaacccaccatggtataatcgttCCTTTTATtcctagtttattttattttttattttattagtgtcATTCATAATGTTTACATTAGTATCTGCATATTGCATTATGCattttgtatatattaaaaaaaacgcgtcccacgcgcacgcgtcacatGCGACGCTAAACCttacagagagttgcgcgggaTCGTGGCTGGATGCGTGCCTCAGGCACAAACACGCCCACGCGAACATATCcctgacgcatccgcgtcaatTGCAAAATCAGCCTTCCACGCGTACACATCcctcacgcatacgcgtgaccctACAAATCGGCGTAAAGAGGTGTtaggccgaaagttgtgctggccTAGTGCGGGCACTGTGCCCAAGGCACAAaatcacccacgcgtacgcgtcactgacgcgtgcgcgccatttTTAAATTCTGTCCACCCACGCATATGCGtgggcgacgcttacgcgtcacaTGGTTAGTGCGGttttcacgcgcacgcgtgccctGCGCGCGCGTCGCGCCccgtttttaaattattacttctttcttctctcctttcctcctcctttcttactttcttcttcttcatccctTAAACCTCTTATCCCTCTtcacttccattctattttatttaatttatttgcatactttcattcattgcattttaattttatgcatatttttatttttttaaatttattatttttccgttggtgttaaattttcttattcaactattatatcttttctggtattattttggtgcttagtgacttgttttacaatgttgggtgatattatttttctgtcaatgtcaatcttttatgatacctgtattccttttgcattgacatgaacttacactgtctttcattacccacactctctttcccattgttgcaaattttgcactattgatatgccgtTTGCTCCTACTGTCTTCTctcttgcatgttgtagctaccatgtaattaagATCCTTTCTATTTGGCATTACCcactcatattttatttattttctataattGTTTTTGGGTTCctgttcttttttttctcttctttcaggctggccaccgaagaaggaaaaagaggaaaaacttcttaatggggagacaaccaagtctatctgcacaatctttggagaaaagcgtCAGTTGGAGAAACCCACCCACCTGCAcagctttgcatgcaccgaggacggtgcaatctttaagtgtggagaggtcgataccgacttccgtgggttagttaccttcttctcaacaccaatattttattttctttgtttgttcattgttgcatttgcatgtttgattgcatatttgtttgattttgtgcatattttaccacttggttgaagtaatattttctttttcaagaaactttttatagcatttcactaatttcaattaaaatttttattgaacttgtttgaagaaataatattctggaacatggtttagagctcgaacacacaaaacctgtgagatttttgagcttatttgattggttgcattttatcaaccaatattttatttttggtgtgtatttttttctctctaaaattgtgatctttgtcttgcttaactCTATAtctccattgtttgatgtatgcatgcacttatatgattgaggcctttgtttcactgagcttacatacctatatggccttaccctttcattatcctttgcaaaccaatgttgagcctattttaccccatttgttctttattttagcacatcattaactctaagcaaaaaataataatgtccttaatttgaatccttggttagcttagactagtgaaagtgttCGGATTTAAGTGTGAAAAATTgggattgaaaatatttggtttgagaattgggtgttgtgtattcttgtgaaaatgtgcaaaacaaTAGTTGAGCATGTATTCTTGCATTCAATATCTTAATcgtatgcattgagaaaaacaaaaaaataaaaaaaagagaaaaaaaagaaaaagagcaaataataaaagcgCACAAAATGGCCCAAgttaagtaataatatcaatgcatatgagtggTACTCAAAttcggatgcatgaatatgtgaaaaacatggttaatggatagttaggttttgtattgtgattacatggattgtcttaagttaggtgggaaaagtttaagttaattaaggattcggattttagtccacttggccaaatacaatcctaccttgaccctaaccccattacaacccttaaaagacctcttgatttgtgtatttgtgcattaaatttctgttgattggtagaagaagagaaagtcTTAGAAaacaaggttagtagagaattgagagaatcaaaccttaaacacctgagcgattagagtgtatgcacttccagtgagggttcgatgctcgattctttgttctcggctttcatgagctattttcttctgcaagtttacttgtactttattttatgatttgaattagtgaaatccagttcatatttgttcttgaaggatttgtttacttttaaccaagtagaaaAAAAGCATtctgcatttagttgcattcataggttgcatttcatacattctaccattcctcttcactctcttatagcttctcttgaacttagcatgaggaaatgctaatgtttaagtgtggggaggttgataaactactattttatggtctatcttgtgctcaattgagtggtttttatcaattctttgcacacttattcatactaattgcatgttttacattttccttcctaattctgtgctttgattgaaaatatgcttctttggccttagaTTTGctaattattaatcctctcttattaccatttgatgtcttgatatgtgtgttaagtgatttcagaggttacagggcaggaatggcttggagaacggaaaggaagcatgcaaaagtggaaggaatacaagaaattgaaggaactgcaaagctgtcaacctAACCCTCTCACactaaatcgatcataacttgacctacagaggtctaaatgaagtggttccagttgcgttggaaagctaacgtccgaggcttccaaatgatatataatttgctatagtggcCATACAGCTAAGTGACGCGAACAGGTGCTCCACGCGGATGCGTCGCAGTGATGAAAATCAGCGTGACAGAATTCGcaatcagcgatttctgggcagtttctgacccagttctcgacccagaaaacacagattagaggctacaaAGTGGGAGAATACATCCATTCAACAGagacattcataattcacaattttagattttttagatgtagttttagagaaagagatgctctctcttctctcttaggtttAGGATTCAAGATTTCTTCTATTTTATGATTACTACTTCATTCcaagttcaatgttcttttaatttaagattCTTATATTTTGCATTTATTCCatagtatttttctatttaaatctattatttgtttaattgtttccaattgaattttaattaccatgttctctttttattcccttttatggtttataaAATTGGtatccatgtcaatggagtaggctCCCAACTTGATTTTGGAGTGGATTAATAtttggagacccttgagttggaagactcaagagttaatttgtaattgggtttattgttggttggctctctagtcactaacgctaTTACtttccaagggagaggattatgacttgtgaatagaagttggctctcaacttaactttcctttatttagtaaaggATAACCAAGTAGAAACAACAACCTATTACTGTTAATCTCgagaaatccaacaaggatagaacttccaattaatctctCCTAATCAaggttttttattgttattattttatttcttttgccatTTACTATTGTTGCTTTTTATCTTATACAAAAAACCCAAAAGTCTATCTTTTTCcgcaataataaatcatacctccctgcaatttcttgagaagactacccgaggtttaaatacttcgattataaattttattgaattttgttacttgtaacaaccaaaacttttgcatgaaaggattctccgttggtttagaaactatacttacaacgcgattatatttttaaatttctttaccaATAGAAATCCGTTCGTCAACTTACAATGAGATGGAAAATTTAAGaccaaaattaaactataaaatgttacaaaccctaattaaatctaagaaaaatttgagaaaaaaccTAAACTAAGCTACCTAAAACTACTCCTAAATGTATTCTATATTGTATGGTAATGTGCTTATGTTGTATGGTTGCTAGCCCTACTTTTATAAGCTCTAAGCTATTAGAAATGGGACGATGGTAATTGGTGAGGCGAGGGATTGAAGGAGCGAGGGTCCGAGAAAGATAGCAAATTAAAACCTGAAAAGGAAGGGAAGGTGCATGACCTAAGAAATAAATGGTTGATTTGTATTAACTTTGTATaagtatataaaaatacaaaaatacataaaaattgattttgataattaattttagtataaaattttaGCTTAGTCCTTAATAATTTTAATCTGATATATTAGTTCCAAAGCATCTAAACTAAAAATTAGTGTGTACTATATTAAAATGTTAGCCATAATTAGTCTTAGATggtataaagaaaaattaaaacgtaacattgtttttcaaaatgaaaaattagTCATGAATTAATTTTGCAAAAATATTTGGTACAAAAATACttgttaaataatatatgtatttatatatattatgttgaGTAGGGCAATACAATTTTCGACGAATtcgtgtcttttttttttattatatttcacATGAGTATTATTTAGTCAATCATTCATGACCGTGGAGAGAGTTGTGTGAATCAATTAGTgtgttcttctttcttttaatttaaatgcaacatgtgaaaagttacatataatttttttttcattttataaaagtcaaataaaaaacatttgataaacaagttatttggtaTAAATTcacatgcaatttacttttatggaATTTGTTAGTGGagaattattagataataatttaatcaaatatgttaaatcatctaacgatttttaactgataattttatataaaaatactgtACGTGAGTCTTTgctaagttatttttagaaaaaatgacAAATCGATCTCTAAATTTTTGGAGCATGGACATTTAAATTCctgagaatttaaaaaatatatttaagtctTTAACTTATTCAAAATTTGAATACTTTAATATTTGGAtctaatttttgtgattttaaaaactttCTTATGTGTGTGCAATGTATCAACCAAGTTAGTATAACAGGAGTCACGTTTGATATTTCTATTGAATCTAACAGACCCAATTGAACATGAAGAATTGATATGTCTAGGTTTTAAGAAGATTAaggatttaaatatatttttaaatcttcagGAACTTAAATGTCTGCAgattaaaagatcaagaaattatttatccttttctcttatttttataacaaagtcttcctcctttttctccctttttttttctcttcaaaattCGCACATAGCTCAAAATAATGTTtttcaactttttatttttctttttagttattttcttgtACAATTTAACTTAAAatctaattcttttttattttttatttctaaagaaaaacatagaaagacatataaattattttgcattaataataaaagaagaagaaggatgatgaaaaagaaaaaaataaaaaaataaagaaaaaatatatatattgtaactaaaatttatgtattttaccATAACATTTATGTGTTATTACAATAACTGAAACTCGTGTTTTAACTAAAACTGCCTATGTATTTTTCAACCGGAATTAATTACAGCATATCGAATTTTAGCCATATAAAATACATTATGGCCAACGGATCACTGGCTGAATAATGATAATACAGCTCATTTTGTCACATATCAGAAGCTATCATTTAGTTGGTTGGATGCGTTCTGGCCTCATGCTGGAGAATGTATGACCCTTTTAATCCCTCTGATATTTTTGGATTGTTAAGTGTAATACTCACTATTCTATTTTTGTGATTAGTTCACacctttgaaaaagaaaatcatggaaaaatgaataaataaaagagcaCAGTTGAAGAAAAACACCACATATTTGTAGAAAACAGTGTGTTGTCCAATTCAGCACATTGGCTAAACCATCCCAAATTATCTTCATGttataaaataatgaaatatgaAATGTTAATTAAACTGATTGTAAATATTAGAAACAAAAGTGAATTACATAAACATACActagaaataaatttaaatttttaataaaataactataggaaaagtatataaaaaataaatactaattagttatttatacaaaatatgaaatatattaaaaatatgttaaacaacatatataaatatacacaaatatataataattgattttgtataaatatactattttattaataaattaaaaaataaaataaaatactttactccaaaattttattattctcactatttttattattttttcacaaatttataaaagtaaaacaCATGTAAGGTGCTTTTAATTTTCCCTATTAGTATAAAATTCTTAACGTATAAAATTCTTAACGAAAAAGGCAGCGAGGTCACGCCGTCACGCGCAGGATAGAACGTGGGCCTATTCAACGCACCAAAAAGctgaattaaataaatttggCTACCTAGGCAGGCAATTGCACCTATAAGTAAATTCATTTCACATTCATACAGTAAGAGCAAGCCCAGCAATTAAGCGAATACTTACCAAccaaaacagaagaaaaagaaaaaagaaacccAGAAGATCTGAAAAAATGAGTCTGAGCAAGATGCATGTTTCTATGTTTGGTTTGGTGTTGGTGGTAGTAATGATGAGTGGCATGATGGGTTTGAGTGAGGCAGCATCAAGCAGCAGTGACAACTCTTGTGCTTCTCAACTGATTCCATGTGTCGATTACCTGAACTCAACGAAGCCACCAAGTTCTTGCTGCACGCCACTCAAACAAACCGTTGCGACGCAACTAACCTGCCTCTGCAACCTTTTCAATACTCCCGGTTTGCTTGAGAGTTTCCACATCAACGTCACTCAGGCTCTTGAACTTAGTCGTAACTGCGGTATCACCCAAGGCATCAGCAGCTGCAAAGGTACACTTCtttatttttgccaaatttaCCTTTTTATCCCCCATTTTTTTGTTAGATCTAAATACTAGTACTTTTGGCTTTCTTCGCTGACTTTGTGACGAATTAGTCAAATTCTTAGCAAGAGAGTTAGTATTCAATTTTCAATAgagataaaaaggaaaattgTTTTGTCACAAGCTCTGACAACACCACCGCTAGTCCACTACTGGTAGGCAAGATCTTTTATTAATTAGTGACAGATTATGATcatctaacttttttttttaattgttgaaATATacatttgattttgatttcctGGTTTTTGTCCCTGTTATGAGTCAACGAATAATAGGCCATGTTTTTGTGAACTCTTTTTATTGTGAAGTGGTTGTggtatcaataattaaaaactcttttttggttttatttatCCACAAATTTCcaattttgttaaatattatattcttcttacatttattaattatcattattattattatttttttcgttatTAGAATCAGCTCCATCTCCATCTTCATCTTCAACGACAACTCCACCAGGTAAGCAGTTCCTCAATTTGATAAACTATAAAAAGGAAAACATTTAATTTCTGTACCGATTGCTTAATCATGACGACTATGCATAAATACACGGCCAATTCGATTAGATTAAGAGAAACCAAAATCTGTCACTTCGAAATCGTCTCTTATCAAAAAGGCCAGCTaatcatcttttatttttttttaaaatgaatgaAAGAACTAATCTTCAAATTAGGTCGGGAAAAACTCGTAACTGCGCGTCTCCGCCtccaattttgaatttctttaatcttatttttttcgttcccaccaattttgaatttctttaatCTGAGTTTACGCGAATGTTAATTTTGAAAGAACAGAGTATTCAAATAACTATTAGCCTTTATTGCGCGTACAAGAATTGTCAAAGGTGTCCCTTGACCTCAAATTAGAGCTGAAATAGATAAACGATGAAGAGTGTATCATAAGCGCAGTTTGCGCaagtttataaataattttttttaatttttaatttataaaaagttataatattaatatttgatataatttttaaaattaaattataattttttttaaaaattatttaaatatttataaaaaaattaaaaataaaagataataaaaaaataaatatttcaaaatttgcATTTCAGACACT is part of the Arachis duranensis cultivar V14167 chromosome 1, aradu.V14167.gnm2.J7QH, whole genome shotgun sequence genome and encodes:
- the LOC107487237 gene encoding non-specific lipid transfer protein GPI-anchored 7, with the translated sequence MSLSKMHVSMFGLVLVVVMMSGMMGLSEAASSSSDNSCASQLIPCVDYLNSTKPPSSCCTPLKQTVATQLTCLCNLFNTPGLLESFHINVTQALELSRNCGITQGISSCKESAPSPSSSSTTTPPATPGSDKGSAARVAVTGFSFLALFWASMLFN